In a genomic window of Cytobacillus sp. FSL H8-0458:
- a CDS encoding carbohydrate ABC transporter permease codes for MKRSIRSQATIYILAAFVFLYSFFPIYWITISPLRGVKGFFEDSTSLLPTSFDLTFFINIWNETNFPLYYKNSFIVAVATTVVTVIFSSLIAYVLTRFQFRGKNLLLNGMLIGYMLPPMLLAIPLLGMFISFGIEDSLFGLTISHIAMTLPFGVWMLNSFFKTIPFELEESAWMDGASRFQALYRVILPLLIPGVISVGVFSFIVSFTDYTFGLMMVSSEVNKTIPIGLAGIKESTSLQRGELLAGAAMIIVPMVILFSFVTRYFIKGLTAGAVKG; via the coding sequence ATGAAAAGGAGCATAAGGTCTCAGGCCACAATCTATATCCTGGCAGCTTTTGTATTTCTCTATTCTTTTTTTCCGATCTATTGGATTACGATCTCACCATTACGCGGGGTCAAAGGCTTTTTTGAAGATAGTACCTCCTTATTGCCTACATCATTTGATTTAACCTTCTTCATTAATATATGGAACGAGACGAATTTCCCATTATATTACAAGAATAGTTTCATTGTAGCGGTAGCTACGACGGTTGTTACTGTTATTTTTTCAAGTCTCATTGCCTACGTGCTGACTCGTTTTCAGTTTCGTGGAAAAAATTTACTGTTAAATGGTATGTTAATTGGCTACATGCTGCCGCCGATGTTATTAGCGATTCCACTTTTAGGAATGTTCATTTCCTTTGGTATTGAGGATTCGTTATTTGGGTTAACGATTTCCCATATTGCGATGACGTTGCCGTTTGGAGTGTGGATGCTTAATAGCTTTTTCAAGACGATCCCTTTTGAGCTGGAGGAAAGTGCCTGGATGGATGGAGCAAGCCGGTTTCAGGCATTGTATCGAGTGATTTTGCCTTTGCTTATTCCTGGGGTTATCAGTGTAGGGGTCTTTTCGTTCATAGTATCCTTTACGGACTATACGTTTGGGCTTATGATGGTTTCTTCGGAAGTGAATAAAACGATTCCTATCGGGTTAGCGGGAATTAAAGAATCGACATCCCTTCAGCGCGGAGAATTGCTCGCTGGTGCAGCGATGATTATTGTTCCAATGGTCATCCTATTTTCCTTCGTTACTAGATACTTTATTAAAGGGCTGACTGCGGGAGCAGTGAAGGGTTAA
- a CDS encoding carbohydrate ABC transporter permease translates to MIPGLLIFTFVIIIPTGFAISYSLYEASSFVGLPTFVGLENYLNLLQDTRFWRDLWQTLVYALGSIFLQIIFGIVIALILNQQFKGRDFVRGVSVVPYIIPVIVVTMGWEWILDTNFGIINKALASLGLGNINFLSMDLAMFTSILLSVWTWTPFVTLVFLSGLQTISHDLYESATLDGANSWQQFWRITIPMMKDLLITIVLLRGLWMFNKFDLVWLLTGGGPLEKTETLPIYIYLNTFKLNEVGYGATVAVTSAFFMMVIMYVYLKITNYSPEKKRLKKRKAAAKMEQVSSQGISIKGDGSL, encoded by the coding sequence TTGATACCCGGTCTACTAATATTCACATTCGTGATTATTATTCCTACAGGCTTTGCCATCAGCTATAGTCTTTACGAAGCCTCCAGCTTTGTGGGACTCCCAACGTTTGTCGGTTTGGAGAATTATCTGAATCTCTTGCAGGATACAAGGTTTTGGCGGGATTTATGGCAAACATTAGTCTATGCACTTGGTTCGATATTTTTGCAAATTATTTTTGGTATTGTAATTGCCTTAATCCTTAATCAGCAATTTAAGGGAAGGGATTTTGTCAGAGGGGTTTCTGTTGTCCCTTATATCATTCCAGTCATTGTCGTCACTATGGGCTGGGAATGGATTCTTGATACGAACTTTGGAATTATCAACAAAGCATTGGCATCCCTGGGGTTAGGTAATATTAATTTCTTATCTATGGATCTTGCCATGTTCACTTCCATCCTTTTATCTGTATGGACATGGACTCCCTTTGTCACTCTTGTTTTCCTTTCAGGCTTACAGACGATATCGCATGATTTGTATGAGAGTGCGACACTGGACGGGGCCAACAGCTGGCAGCAATTTTGGAGAATTACGATTCCTATGATGAAAGACTTGTTAATTACGATTGTTCTTCTTCGCGGACTTTGGATGTTTAATAAATTTGACTTGGTGTGGTTGTTAACGGGCGGCGGTCCGCTTGAAAAAACAGAAACATTGCCAATCTATATTTATTTAAATACGTTCAAGCTTAATGAAGTGGGCTATGGAGCGACAGTGGCAGTCACTTCCGCTTTTTTCATGATGGTTATTATGTATGTTTACTTAAAAATTACTAACTATTCACCAGAGAAAAAGCGTTTGAAAAAAAGGAAAGCGGCGGCGAAGATGGAGCAAGTGTCAAGTCAAGGAATCTCTATTAAAGGAGACGGCAGCCTATGA
- a CDS encoding ABC transporter substrate-binding protein gives MRKKWFLLFLVSSLVAGILSGCLGSSAKPTETKEETKKEGDTIIRIASVETGPETMEVLQKAGEEYGKQFGVKVEVEAVPLADIFTKINASYGTSAQYSAFLTGFIGHISILEEQGKLAEVDDIIENLGGKEDFYNGHILFPIKGKTYWIPYDYNLAYGYVRTDWLKEKGLSVPKTWDEFVNVAKALTDKENNKYGLIMPLSSDGATNWITSSLLWANNVRIFDDNWKVILDSDDMKPKVVESLNLLKELHPYMPAEATSASYAEMTEAFISEQVGMTFYSGRLVDILETKNPSLADKFQVFGIPMKDGNSVAASLGYDSMAVLKTDHTDETKNFVEWFYKEKLNDFLHTDGVHYFPAQESIYNSEEWRSDPIITKYWETGVEPQYEILKNAELHSIDSDGPETDARPGKVFEAFLIPKLFQKVTLNNEGPEKAVEEIADEIRKIVGEK, from the coding sequence ATGAGAAAAAAATGGTTTCTATTATTCTTAGTAAGTAGTTTAGTAGCGGGGATCCTTTCAGGGTGTTTAGGCAGCTCGGCGAAGCCAACGGAAACAAAAGAGGAAACAAAGAAGGAAGGTGACACCATTATTCGGATTGCTTCTGTAGAAACAGGACCAGAAACAATGGAAGTTCTGCAAAAAGCAGGAGAAGAGTACGGGAAGCAATTTGGAGTCAAAGTGGAAGTAGAAGCAGTTCCACTAGCAGATATTTTTACAAAAATAAATGCCAGCTACGGAACTTCAGCCCAATATAGTGCGTTTTTGACCGGTTTTATTGGACATATATCTATTCTAGAGGAACAAGGAAAGTTAGCTGAAGTGGACGATATCATTGAAAACCTTGGCGGTAAGGAAGACTTCTACAACGGGCATATCTTGTTTCCAATTAAAGGGAAAACGTACTGGATTCCATATGATTATAACTTAGCGTATGGATACGTTCGAACAGACTGGTTAAAGGAAAAGGGATTATCCGTTCCAAAAACATGGGATGAATTTGTTAACGTCGCGAAAGCATTAACGGATAAAGAGAATAATAAATATGGTTTGATTATGCCATTATCCTCTGATGGGGCGACAAACTGGATTACTAGCAGCTTATTGTGGGCCAATAACGTCCGAATTTTTGATGACAATTGGAAGGTCATTCTTGATTCAGATGATATGAAGCCAAAGGTGGTTGAATCTCTTAACCTTTTGAAGGAACTTCACCCGTACATGCCGGCAGAGGCGACAAGCGCTTCCTATGCCGAGATGACAGAAGCCTTTATTTCTGAACAGGTAGGCATGACCTTTTACTCTGGAAGATTAGTTGATATTTTGGAAACTAAAAATCCAAGCCTAGCAGATAAATTTCAAGTGTTTGGGATCCCAATGAAGGATGGTAACAGTGTAGCGGCTTCTCTAGGCTATGATTCCATGGCAGTGTTGAAGACCGATCATACAGATGAAACAAAGAATTTTGTGGAATGGTTCTATAAAGAAAAGCTGAATGATTTCTTGCATACCGATGGGGTTCATTACTTCCCGGCTCAAGAGTCTATTTATAACAGTGAAGAATGGCGTTCCGACCCAATTATTACGAAATATTGGGAAACGGGTGTGGAGCCGCAATATGAAATTTTGAAAAATGCAGAATTGCACTCCATCGACTCAGATGGACCTGAAACGGATGCACGTCCAGGTAAAGTATTTGAAGCATTCTTAATTCCAAAGTTATTCCAAAAAGTCACGTTAAATAACGAGGGCCCTGAAAAGGCTGTGGAAGAAATTGCAGATGAGATAAGAAAGATAGTTGGAGAGAAATAG
- the xylB gene encoding xylulokinase, which translates to MSEQYVLGIDHGSGGCKVTCLKSDGTIFSEAYVPYPSLYPHPKWVEQEPETWIKAAFEAISKATEKLGPYGRKNIKALSFTAPHHVAVLLDKDRQVIRPAIMWNDQRSGEQSQQLRELYGKKIFELTYNAPNPTWTLSHLLWLKQYEPYQYGKIDKILFMKDYVRYRFSSQMATDYIEAEGTLLYDIQKQEWSDFLLSLVDLNESVFPSVLSPTDECGTISSDIAKLLGLSEKTRIIVGTADTAAEVYGCGTIKDGDGVVKLATAGNFCLVTDTVTKNEKLTTYHHLVDNLFYQNSATNFAAASFRWFKESFFQEFEEIMKTPSIYPEIMKQVKLITPGSEGLIFHPYLNGERSPHWDPYLRGSFFGCTARHSRSHFARAVLEGVGFSLKDCSLQFPNKNLKKIRIIGGGSKGREWVQIIADILNVELEVPASSDASFGAALVAATGIGWFAGLKEAAQATESVIYSLAPNEKNIGGYEELFSIYQELHLRTYELSHRLSQFSS; encoded by the coding sequence ATGAGTGAACAATACGTTTTAGGAATTGACCATGGATCAGGCGGATGTAAGGTCACCTGTCTTAAGTCTGATGGAACCATTTTTTCAGAAGCTTATGTCCCATATCCCTCTCTTTATCCCCATCCTAAGTGGGTGGAGCAGGAACCTGAAACGTGGATCAAGGCTGCCTTTGAGGCGATATCCAAAGCAACGGAGAAATTAGGCCCGTATGGAAGGAAGAATATTAAGGCGCTTAGCTTTACTGCCCCACATCATGTGGCGGTTTTACTTGATAAGGATCGTCAGGTAATCCGTCCGGCCATTATGTGGAATGACCAGCGTTCCGGGGAACAGTCGCAACAACTGAGAGAGCTATATGGAAAGAAAATATTTGAACTTACTTATAATGCACCAAATCCGACCTGGACACTCAGCCATCTATTATGGCTGAAACAGTATGAGCCTTACCAGTATGGAAAGATCGACAAAATCCTCTTTATGAAGGATTATGTCCGTTACCGTTTTTCTAGCCAGATGGCTACAGATTATATCGAGGCGGAAGGTACGCTTTTATATGATATTCAAAAACAGGAATGGTCTGATTTTTTACTTTCACTAGTTGACCTAAATGAAAGCGTATTCCCATCGGTTTTATCGCCGACGGATGAATGTGGAACCATTTCGTCTGATATCGCTAAATTGCTTGGACTTTCGGAAAAGACAAGAATCATTGTCGGCACGGCGGATACCGCTGCTGAAGTTTATGGTTGCGGCACCATCAAGGATGGTGATGGTGTTGTCAAGCTGGCAACAGCCGGAAACTTTTGTCTGGTTACTGATACGGTTACCAAGAATGAAAAACTAACTACCTATCATCATCTTGTCGATAATTTATTCTACCAAAATAGCGCGACCAATTTCGCTGCCGCTTCTTTCCGCTGGTTTAAAGAAAGCTTTTTTCAAGAGTTTGAGGAGATCATGAAGACTCCATCGATTTATCCTGAGATTATGAAACAGGTTAAATTAATCACGCCGGGGTCAGAGGGGTTAATTTTCCACCCTTACTTAAATGGCGAGCGTTCTCCGCATTGGGATCCATACTTAAGAGGAAGCTTTTTTGGCTGTACAGCCCGCCATTCCAGAAGCCATTTTGCAAGAGCTGTCTTGGAGGGAGTTGGTTTTTCTCTGAAGGATTGCAGTTTGCAATTTCCTAATAAAAACTTGAAAAAAATACGGATTATTGGGGGAGGAAGTAAAGGTAGGGAATGGGTGCAGATTATCGCAGATATCTTAAACGTGGAATTAGAGGTTCCGGCCAGCAGTGATGCTTCCTTTGGAGCCGCCTTGGTTGCAGCCACAGGAATTGGCTGGTTTGCTGGTTTGAAAGAAGCAGCTCAGGCTACTGAAAGTGTAATATATAGCCTGGCGCCTAACGAGAAAAATATAGGGGGTTATGAGGAGTTATTTTCCATCTACCAAGAATTACATTTACGGACATATGAATTGTCACACAGACTCTCACAATTTAGTTCCTAG
- a CDS encoding zinc-dependent alcohol dehydrogenase — MKALCYVGPNELAVKERSIPEIGPGEVLIKVNYAGICGTDMLAYHGGMTKRTKPSVILGHEFSGTVYEAGASSSYQKGDRVTVEPITSCGECDSCQRGDYNLCTIAFNLIGIDSDGAFAEYIKVPESKVYRLGDTISMQDGALIEPLAVCVHAVEKGKIAAGQTVLVVGGGPIGIITALTAQQRGAKVLISEISPYRIQVANQLGFEVLNPTEENFFEQINEITHGRGVDVSIEATGTNNGMVACIEAARTKGIVVITGLPKKNADFDVYRIIAKELQLVGTRVYMKEDYDQAIELLSSGGLDLSSLISKVVPLDGAIQQGFEAIDNGENVIKILISISDEDEKV, encoded by the coding sequence ATGAAAGCCTTATGCTATGTTGGCCCCAATGAATTAGCCGTTAAAGAACGAAGCATACCTGAAATCGGGCCGGGGGAAGTGCTTATTAAAGTAAACTATGCAGGGATTTGCGGGACCGATATGCTTGCCTATCACGGCGGGATGACCAAACGGACAAAGCCTTCTGTTATTTTAGGCCATGAATTTTCAGGAACTGTTTACGAAGCTGGAGCTTCTTCCAGCTATCAAAAAGGGGACAGAGTAACGGTTGAGCCGATTACCTCCTGCGGCGAATGCGACAGCTGCCAAAGAGGAGATTATAACCTTTGCACGATTGCTTTTAACCTAATTGGCATTGATAGCGATGGGGCATTTGCCGAATATATTAAAGTTCCGGAGTCAAAGGTTTACCGGCTGGGAGATACCATTTCGATGCAGGACGGAGCCTTAATCGAACCGCTTGCGGTGTGTGTCCATGCCGTGGAAAAAGGAAAAATAGCAGCCGGCCAAACGGTATTAGTGGTTGGCGGCGGTCCAATTGGAATTATTACCGCACTGACCGCCCAACAAAGAGGGGCAAAAGTACTCATCTCAGAAATTAGTCCGTATCGAATTCAGGTTGCCAATCAATTGGGGTTTGAAGTGTTGAACCCAACAGAGGAGAATTTCTTTGAACAAATTAATGAAATAACCCATGGCCGGGGTGTGGATGTTTCCATCGAAGCAACTGGTACCAACAATGGGATGGTTGCCTGTATTGAAGCCGCCCGCACAAAGGGGATCGTTGTGATAACCGGTCTTCCTAAGAAGAATGCCGATTTTGATGTGTATCGCATTATCGCAAAAGAATTGCAGCTTGTCGGAACAAGGGTCTATATGAAAGAAGATTATGATCAAGCCATTGAATTGCTTTCGTCCGGAGGGCTGGATCTGAGCAGCCTCATTAGCAAGGTAGTTCCGCTAGATGGGGCAATTCAGCAAGGGTTTGAAGCGATTGACAACGGCGAGAATGTTATCAAGATTCTCATTTCAATTTCAGATGAGGATGAGAAGGTATGA
- a CDS encoding FAD-binding oxidoreductase, whose product MNLKGYAQEMFRSELEDAVGPENVLDVVNDAQKDLAIDQYWLTYMWKQKNEELPMPYYIIRPETTEEVSRVMRICNTYKVPVVPRGGGSGTQGGAATMYGGIVLDVTRMDKIINIDEESLVLTAQPGINGRVLENKLNKHGFMLAHYPSSVDMATLGGYLAARGSGVMSTKYGKAEDMVLSVEVVLPDGKIVETLPVPNHASGPGLLQLFVGSEGTLGVITKIRIRLDPLPEARLFRMIKFNEIHDGIEAGRQIMINRLNPAVIRLYDPGSTQKSLKGTGLDVDGVNMVLMVDGFKGIANEQMNKVLEICLENGGTDLGEEPGLYWWNTRYDFYRPPLQPSYPLLYGTVETITTYDKIHKLYDEKKQLVEEKYKEYNAEYMAHFSHWYPWGTMIYDRFYIAKPPEDSRELFRLHNQIWADCSRVNLENGALLNEHHGIGFKLGYLMPELYGDMFDVLLNIKKGIDPKGIMNPGKLGFGIW is encoded by the coding sequence TTGAACTTAAAAGGGTATGCTCAGGAGATGTTCCGGTCAGAGCTTGAGGATGCAGTAGGTCCGGAAAATGTGTTAGACGTGGTGAATGATGCCCAAAAGGATTTGGCAATCGACCAATATTGGCTGACCTATATGTGGAAACAAAAGAATGAAGAACTGCCGATGCCTTACTATATTATAAGGCCGGAAACGACCGAAGAAGTCTCAAGGGTGATGAGAATCTGTAACACCTATAAGGTGCCGGTTGTCCCAAGAGGTGGAGGATCAGGAACCCAGGGCGGCGCAGCCACTATGTATGGAGGAATCGTGCTTGACGTTACTCGGATGGACAAAATTATCAACATTGACGAAGAGTCGTTAGTTTTAACGGCCCAGCCAGGAATCAATGGACGTGTCTTAGAAAATAAACTTAATAAACATGGATTCATGCTTGCCCATTACCCATCCTCGGTGGATATGGCTACATTGGGAGGGTATCTTGCCGCAAGAGGTTCTGGGGTTATGTCCACTAAATATGGTAAAGCGGAGGACATGGTTCTATCTGTGGAAGTTGTCCTGCCAGATGGAAAAATAGTTGAAACCCTGCCTGTTCCCAATCATGCCTCCGGCCCGGGCTTACTGCAGCTATTTGTGGGTTCAGAAGGGACACTAGGGGTGATTACCAAGATACGCATCCGCTTGGATCCATTACCGGAAGCACGTTTATTCCGGATGATTAAATTTAATGAAATTCACGATGGAATTGAAGCAGGACGGCAAATCATGATCAACCGATTAAACCCTGCTGTCATCAGGCTGTATGATCCAGGATCCACACAAAAATCGTTGAAGGGAACCGGATTGGATGTAGACGGTGTCAATATGGTACTCATGGTGGATGGATTTAAAGGCATCGCTAATGAACAGATGAATAAGGTGTTAGAAATCTGCCTCGAAAATGGAGGGACTGATTTAGGGGAAGAGCCGGGATTATACTGGTGGAATACCCGTTATGATTTCTACCGCCCACCGCTTCAGCCGTCATATCCGCTTTTATATGGAACAGTAGAAACCATCACGACCTATGACAAAATCCACAAGCTTTACGATGAGAAAAAACAGCTGGTGGAGGAAAAGTATAAGGAATATAACGCAGAATATATGGCCCATTTTTCTCATTGGTATCCATGGGGAACGATGATTTATGACCGATTTTATATTGCCAAGCCTCCAGAAGACTCTAGGGAATTATTCCGGTTGCATAACCAAATTTGGGCGGATTGTTCACGGGTCAATCTAGAAAATGGAGCACTATTAAATGAGCATCATGGAATAGGCTTTAAGCTTGGATATCTCATGCCGGAGCTTTATGGAGATATGTTTGATGTTTTATTAAATATTAAAAAAGGCATCGACCCTAAAGGAATCATGAACCCAGGGAAGTTAGGATTTGGCATTTGGTAA
- a CDS encoding GntR family transcriptional regulator, with amino-acid sequence MKTFAKTQMPIYIQISQDIRSQIVSGHYKQDEKIPTEDEIVVKYGVSRMTARNAVTELVNDGLVYRVQGKGAFVGNVKLKRSLNKITGFHQDMLEIGLHPRSKLLEFQKRPPTDKECQKLAIRKINRVFSIKRIRYIDDIPYGFQELVIPEYLVPDLASVDLEHQSFYSYLENINKPIKKAEQHMEAVMNDQVAVTLGISDSIPYFSFERISYLHDGNPVELLHSYFRGDKFSYTINLSSE; translated from the coding sequence ATGAAAACCTTTGCTAAAACTCAAATGCCAATTTATATTCAAATATCACAGGACATTCGAAGCCAAATCGTCAGCGGCCATTATAAACAGGATGAAAAAATTCCAACCGAGGATGAAATTGTAGTCAAGTATGGTGTCTCACGTATGACAGCCAGAAATGCTGTAACCGAGTTAGTGAATGATGGGTTAGTTTACCGCGTTCAAGGAAAAGGAGCGTTTGTTGGAAATGTTAAATTAAAACGCAGCCTAAATAAAATTACTGGGTTTCATCAGGATATGCTCGAAATTGGCCTTCATCCCAGATCAAAACTATTGGAATTCCAAAAAAGACCCCCAACCGATAAAGAGTGCCAAAAGTTAGCCATCCGGAAAATAAACAGAGTCTTCTCCATCAAGCGGATCAGGTATATTGATGATATTCCTTATGGGTTTCAAGAGTTAGTCATACCTGAATATCTGGTTCCAGATTTAGCCTCAGTTGATCTAGAACATCAATCGTTTTACTCCTACTTAGAAAATATCAACAAGCCCATTAAAAAAGCCGAACAACATATGGAAGCTGTCATGAATGACCAGGTAGCAGTCACGTTGGGTATATCAGATAGTATTCCCTACTTTTCTTTTGAAAGAATTTCCTACCTTCATGATGGAAATCCAGTTGAACTTTTACACTCCTATTTTCGAGGAGATAAATTCTCCTATACAATCAATCTTTCCAGTGAATAA
- a CDS encoding SDR family NAD(P)-dependent oxidoreductase has translation MKLLGRVAIVTGGAKGIGKSVCQLFAEEGAIVVVGDLDVEKGQIAADELTAKGHKAVFVKVDVTKEESVKGLVKAALDTFGKLDIMIANAGIAETIPIHNLSLETWNRTIDVNLTGVFLTNKYAIEKMLIQGYGVIVNTASMLGHIGRNEVTSYSASKGGVANLTRTLGVTYASKGIRVNAVCPGYIDTDLIRNKSPEAIEELIRLHPIARLGQPEEIAKAILFLASDDSSFVCGANLMVDGGFTAQ, from the coding sequence ATGAAGTTATTAGGAAGGGTTGCCATCGTAACAGGCGGGGCCAAAGGAATAGGAAAATCAGTTTGCCAACTATTCGCTGAAGAAGGAGCTATTGTCGTTGTTGGGGATCTTGATGTTGAAAAAGGTCAAATTGCTGCGGATGAACTTACTGCTAAAGGACATAAAGCTGTGTTTGTAAAAGTGGATGTCACCAAGGAAGAGTCTGTTAAGGGTCTAGTTAAAGCAGCATTAGATACTTTTGGAAAGCTTGATATTATGATTGCAAATGCCGGTATTGCAGAAACCATACCTATACATAATCTTTCTCTCGAAACCTGGAATCGCACCATTGATGTCAATTTGACCGGTGTATTTTTAACAAATAAATATGCCATCGAAAAAATGCTGATTCAAGGATACGGTGTCATTGTAAATACAGCATCCATGCTTGGCCATATTGGCAGGAATGAGGTCACTTCCTATTCCGCTTCAAAAGGCGGGGTGGCCAATTTAACTAGAACCTTGGGAGTAACGTATGCAAGTAAAGGAATACGTGTTAATGCCGTTTGTCCAGGTTACATTGATACCGACTTAATTCGAAACAAATCTCCTGAAGCGATAGAGGAACTTATCCGATTACATCCAATTGCCCGCTTAGGTCAACCGGAGGAGATAGCCAAAGCAATTTTATTTTTAGCAAGTGATGATTCTTCTTTTGTTTGTGGAGCAAATTTAATGGTGGATGGAGGATTTACTGCTCAGTAA
- a CDS encoding iron-containing alcohol dehydrogenase has protein sequence MSEKITFPRVSFTGWDSLSHLVDQVNSLKVNKILIITDPLIHNIGLTNEVVAPLINAGYSPEIYTDIVPEPPLSVGEKLVSYTRDKRFDLVIGFGGGSALDLTKLVGVLAGNEGKVEDYLNLTGTKKIKKKGLPKILIPTTSGTGSEVTNISVLSLETTKDVVTHDYLLPDVSIVDPALTVSLPAKITAATGVDALTHAIEAYVSKSASPVSDALALQAIRLISRSIRTAVENGEDRQARTDMSYGSYLAGMAFFNAGVAGVHALAYPLGGLFHIAHGNANAVLLPYVMGYIRKSCEKRMKDIYEAMGFSSMKLSQVEASLKCIEELERLVKDVNIPQALRSFNIPEEALDELTNDAIKQKRLLARSPMLLQKEDIYKIYKMAW, from the coding sequence ATGTCTGAAAAAATTACTTTTCCTCGGGTTAGCTTTACTGGATGGGATTCGCTATCTCACCTTGTCGACCAAGTGAATAGCCTAAAGGTCAATAAGATTCTTATCATTACGGATCCGTTAATACACAATATTGGCTTGACAAATGAAGTGGTTGCCCCTCTAATTAATGCAGGTTATTCTCCTGAAATTTATACGGATATTGTTCCTGAGCCTCCTCTTTCCGTTGGAGAAAAACTAGTTTCCTATACTCGTGATAAGCGATTTGATTTGGTTATCGGTTTTGGCGGCGGCAGTGCGCTGGATTTGACGAAACTGGTAGGTGTATTGGCTGGAAACGAGGGCAAGGTGGAGGATTATTTAAACCTAACAGGAACAAAAAAAATAAAGAAAAAAGGTCTCCCCAAAATCTTAATTCCTACAACTTCAGGAACCGGATCAGAGGTGACGAATATTTCTGTGTTATCTCTTGAGACTACGAAAGATGTTGTAACTCATGATTATTTACTGCCGGATGTTTCGATTGTCGACCCTGCTTTAACGGTGTCTTTGCCAGCAAAGATCACGGCAGCTACAGGGGTTGATGCACTTACTCATGCGATTGAAGCTTATGTTTCTAAAAGCGCAAGTCCCGTTTCGGATGCGCTGGCGCTACAAGCTATCAGGCTAATAAGCCGATCGATTCGTACGGCAGTGGAGAACGGTGAAGATAGGCAGGCCCGCACCGATATGAGCTATGGGAGTTATTTGGCAGGTATGGCATTTTTCAATGCAGGAGTGGCGGGTGTTCATGCTTTAGCTTATCCGCTAGGCGGTCTATTCCATATTGCCCATGGGAATGCAAATGCGGTATTACTCCCATATGTCATGGGCTATATTCGAAAGAGCTGTGAAAAGCGAATGAAGGATATATACGAGGCAATGGGTTTTAGTTCTATGAAATTATCCCAAGTTGAGGCATCTCTCAAATGTATAGAGGAGCTCGAACGCTTGGTAAAGGATGTAAATATACCTCAGGCACTAAGGAGCTTTAACATCCCTGAGGAGGCACTTGATGAATTAACAAATGATGCTATTAAGCAAAAGCGTCTGTTAGCCCGCAGTCCGATGTTATTGCAAAAAGAGGATATTTATAAAATTTATAAAATGGCATGGTAA
- a CDS encoding cell wall hydrolase, with amino-acid sequence MKNLVTYVAAISLIMGSYSVFPADHFDAETVDQKAAETLTYKHVEVDVKESSSTDHRFIKEEEKKLLARLVQAEAKGEPFEGKVAVADVVLNRVEHEQFPDTVKDVIYQKNAFEPVQNGSINEPASNEAVQAVETALVDKEQNEELLYFYNPDTATSQWIFSREVVKKIGNHAFAI; translated from the coding sequence ATGAAAAATTTAGTAACATATGTTGCTGCCATTTCACTCATTATGGGTTCATATAGTGTGTTTCCTGCTGATCATTTCGATGCTGAGACAGTGGATCAGAAAGCTGCAGAAACATTAACATATAAACATGTTGAGGTTGACGTGAAAGAGTCATCATCAACAGATCATCGCTTTATCAAAGAGGAAGAAAAAAAGCTGCTTGCACGTCTTGTACAAGCTGAAGCAAAAGGGGAGCCGTTTGAAGGAAAAGTAGCGGTTGCTGACGTGGTTCTGAATCGTGTCGAGCATGAACAATTCCCGGATACTGTCAAAGATGTTATTTATCAGAAGAATGCTTTTGAACCTGTTCAAAATGGTTCCATCAATGAACCGGCAAGTAATGAAGCAGTTCAGGCCGTTGAGACAGCTCTTGTTGATAAGGAGCAAAATGAAGAGCTTCTTTATTTTTATAACCCTGACACAGCTACAAGCCAGTGGATTTTTTCACGTGAAGTTGTGAAAAAAATCGGCAACCATGCATTTGCTATATAA